Below is a window of Gemmatimonadota bacterium DNA.
AACTGGAGCGCCTGTTTTCCGCACCGGCCTATGTCGGCTGCGCGTTCCTGGTCACCGGAACCATACTGTGGTTGTCCCGTTTCTCCGGCCAGCAGGGCCGTGCGGGCCGGGACCTGCACAGGACGACCTGGCTCGACGCCCTGCTGATCGGCCTGGGCCAGGCGCTGGCGCTGATTCCCGGGATCTCGCGGTCCGGAACGACCATTTCCATCGCTCTGCTGTTGGGACTTGACCGGCGGCTGGCGGCGCGTTACTCTTTTCTATTGGCAGTGCCCGCCATACTGGGAGCGGTTGCCGTCCAGGCAGGAGATTCGGGCGGCATTCCCTCGGATCAGTGGACCGCGGTAGCGGTGGGAACCCTCACGGCGGCCGTGAGCGGTTACATCGCGCTCAAGCTGCTCCTTCGCATTGTTGTTGCCGGCAATCTGTCCAGGTTTTCGTACTATTGCTGGGGAATCGGACTGCTGACCCTGGTCGGCGCATTGTCCGGGCTGACCGGGCTGAACGGGTAGACCAGGCTGACCAGCGCATTCTGATTCGGTCTGAATCCACCTCCCTCGGCACCTCACATTTTAAAGACGGGAGCCAGGCACATGAATCCAGACATCAGCAGATTACTCGATGAATGGGCCTACACGGGGCCCGACAAGCTCATCGTGCGCAAGAT
It encodes the following:
- a CDS encoding undecaprenyl-diphosphate phosphatase, producing the protein MPLHHALILGFLQGVTEFLPISSSGHLVVFQWLFGPGGPGGPGGPGETQLLFDVMVHLGTLIAVLIVFRSDIALLVSGAWRAATGHANEDRGALRLLILLAVGTVPAAIFGLGWKDELERLFSAPAYVGCAFLVTGTILWLSRFSGQQGRAGRDLHRTTWLDALLIGLGQALALIPGISRSGTTISIALLLGLDRRLAARYSFLLAVPAILGAVAVQAGDSGGIPSDQWTAVAVGTLTAAVSGYIALKLLLRIVVAGNLSRFSYYCWGIGLLTLVGALSGLTGLNG